From Estrella lausannensis, the proteins below share one genomic window:
- a CDS encoding AAA family ATPase yields MKVISSVGAKGGSGKSSVSLVLAWELAQTHKAKVVLFDADVQGTCVSAKALNPEMPFEVISVINKTDLWEKGKQYAKNGYDYLIVDGNPRSLHEDPAMIEVIAKLSDLNLIISRPSPRDLKAQIKYVDLVKKATAGQTRILWNFFQKNTAAHKEGVPEGEELLGIPSLNTKMGLRVAYQDIGYTEGYVGGLNNAEATKEIKALGKEIKGLLHGKK; encoded by the coding sequence ATGAAAGTTATCAGTAGCGTCGGAGCAAAAGGCGGAAGCGGGAAAAGCAGCGTCTCACTGGTTCTAGCTTGGGAGTTGGCCCAGACCCACAAAGCAAAGGTCGTTCTTTTTGATGCCGACGTGCAGGGGACTTGCGTCAGCGCCAAGGCTCTTAATCCTGAAATGCCCTTCGAGGTAATCTCGGTAATCAACAAAACCGACCTGTGGGAGAAAGGAAAGCAGTACGCTAAAAACGGATACGACTACCTGATCGTGGACGGCAACCCTCGCTCCCTACATGAAGATCCGGCCATGATCGAAGTGATTGCCAAGCTCAGCGACTTAAACCTAATCATCTCACGCCCTTCTCCAAGGGATCTAAAAGCTCAGATTAAATACGTTGATCTCGTGAAGAAGGCGACAGCCGGGCAAACGAGAATACTCTGGAACTTCTTTCAAAAGAACACCGCAGCACACAAAGAAGGCGTGCCCGAAGGCGAAGAGCTTCTCGGGATTCCTAGCCTGAATACAAAAATGGGCTTAAGGGTAGCTTATCAAGACATCGGATACACGGAAGGGTATGTCGGAGGCTTGAACAATGCTGAGGCCACCAAAGAGATCAAAGCACTAGGAAAGGAAATTAAGGGACTACTGCATGGCAAAAAATAG